A stretch of Acidobacteriota bacterium DNA encodes these proteins:
- a CDS encoding DsbA family protein: MASAQGSGPPSQPGSATRRPPRVAWTIVLPVVSIVLSLFVWYETRQELAKLSQSHAQLQTDFDTARGRTTIDVAGAPALGPADQVVTLVEFSDYECPFCLRHFTQTMPQIETQYIKTGRIRYVFKDFPIDELHPAAIRAHEAARCAAEQGKFWQMHARLFSRAGSHDDAGIEARATEAGLSVPSLRECLASGRATAGVRQSVELAKSLGANGTPSFFVGLRDPATDEVRLLTAVTGAQPFSVFEQAIAAAAARAR, translated from the coding sequence GTGGCGTCAGCGCAAGGATCCGGTCCTCCATCCCAGCCCGGCTCGGCGACCCGCCGTCCTCCCCGCGTCGCCTGGACCATCGTCCTGCCCGTGGTGTCGATCGTGCTGTCGCTGTTCGTTTGGTACGAGACGCGCCAGGAGCTGGCGAAGCTCTCGCAGTCGCACGCGCAGCTCCAGACCGATTTCGACACGGCGCGCGGCCGCACGACCATCGACGTCGCGGGCGCGCCGGCGCTCGGTCCCGCCGACCAGGTCGTGACGCTCGTCGAGTTCTCCGACTACGAGTGCCCCTTCTGCCTGCGGCACTTCACGCAGACGATGCCCCAGATCGAGACGCAGTACATCAAGACCGGGCGGATCCGTTACGTGTTCAAGGACTTCCCCATCGATGAGCTGCACCCGGCGGCCATCCGCGCGCACGAGGCCGCCAGGTGCGCCGCCGAGCAGGGCAAGTTCTGGCAGATGCACGCGCGGCTGTTCAGCCGCGCCGGATCGCACGACGACGCGGGGATCGAGGCACGCGCGACGGAGGCTGGCCTGTCGGTGCCGTCGTTGCGCGAATGCCTCGCGAGCGGCCGCGCGACCGCCGGCGTGCGGCAGAGCGTCGAGCTGGCGAAGTCGCTCGGCGCCAACGGTACGCCGTCGTTCTTCGTCGGACTGCGAGACCCGGCGACCGACGAGGTGCGACTGCTGACGGCCGTCACGGGCGCCCAGCCGTTCTCCGTCTTCGAGCAGGCCATCGCCGCCGCCGCGGCCCGGGCACGCTGA
- a CDS encoding YncE family protein yields MSSAAGPFAHMLPSVLTLTLIAGVGAAGPATAQVPGLSGTLIVTNKTPGTATILDVASGRTLATVRTGQGPHEIALSADGRTAVVTDYGAGRTLTVVDVPSRTAKTIDLGQAGRPHGVAFLPGDRLVAVTNEASRNVAIVDVVDRRVRALVPTEAGGSHMIGVTADGRRGYTGNMSGHTVSELDLVNGAFLRTFDVPATPEAIDVTPDGREVWVGSNGTGRVSVLEPGTGSVTTVVDGMRWPYRMLFTPDGRYVIVPDPTLHEVRFLDRAARREVARLSIAGAAPQGGTLTPDGRYLFLSLSAQARVAIIDLGKRAIVGYLAAGPTPDGVAYAPPTN; encoded by the coding sequence ATGTCGTCAGCCGCAGGTCCGTTCGCCCACATGCTGCCGTCCGTGCTCACGTTGACGCTGATCGCGGGCGTCGGCGCGGCCGGCCCCGCGACCGCCCAGGTGCCCGGCTTGTCCGGCACGCTCATCGTCACCAACAAGACTCCCGGCACCGCGACCATCCTGGACGTCGCGAGCGGCCGCACGCTGGCCACGGTGCGAACCGGCCAGGGCCCGCACGAGATCGCGCTGTCGGCAGACGGGCGTACGGCGGTCGTGACCGACTACGGCGCGGGCCGCACGTTGACCGTCGTCGACGTGCCGAGCCGGACGGCGAAGACGATCGATCTCGGCCAAGCCGGCCGTCCGCACGGCGTGGCGTTCCTCCCGGGCGACCGCCTCGTCGCCGTGACGAACGAGGCGAGCCGCAACGTCGCCATCGTGGACGTCGTCGACCGGCGCGTTCGCGCCCTCGTTCCGACCGAGGCAGGCGGCTCGCACATGATCGGCGTCACGGCGGACGGCAGGCGCGGATACACCGGGAACATGAGCGGCCACACGGTTTCCGAGCTCGATCTGGTGAACGGCGCGTTTCTCCGGACATTCGACGTGCCTGCGACGCCGGAGGCGATCGACGTCACGCCGGATGGCAGGGAAGTGTGGGTCGGGAGCAACGGCACGGGACGCGTGAGCGTGCTCGAGCCCGGCACCGGCAGCGTGACCACGGTCGTCGACGGCATGCGGTGGCCGTATCGGATGCTCTTCACGCCGGATGGCCGATACGTGATCGTGCCGGATCCGACGCTGCACGAAGTACGGTTCCTCGACCGCGCCGCGCGGCGCGAGGTCGCCCGCCTGTCGATCGCGGGCGCGGCGCCGCAGGGCGGGACGCTCACGCCCGACGGGCGGTATCTGTTCCTGTCGCTCAGCGCTCAGGCCCGCGTGGCGATCATCGACCTCGGCAAACGCGCGATCGTGGGCTATCTCGCCGCCGGTCCCACGCCCGATGGCGTGGCGTACGCGCCGCCGACGAACTGA
- a CDS encoding YbaN family protein, producing the protein MKPAISTPETCPPDAQPMSWTRDLRRLTFAGVGVVSVGVGWIGVFVPGLPTTIFLIVASYCFTRSCPWLEQRLLRVPIFARYMKVLDEGRGMSTRAVVTALASMWSCVAVSLLVLSVAGRLRPWVAIAIVGAALVGTATILLYARKPAAGVTPTGTST; encoded by the coding sequence ATGAAGCCCGCGATCTCGACCCCAGAGACCTGTCCGCCCGACGCCCAGCCGATGTCGTGGACCCGCGATCTGCGGCGGCTCACGTTCGCCGGTGTCGGCGTCGTGTCGGTCGGCGTCGGCTGGATCGGCGTGTTCGTGCCGGGACTGCCGACCACGATCTTTCTGATCGTCGCGTCGTACTGCTTCACGCGGAGCTGCCCGTGGCTCGAGCAGCGGCTGCTTCGCGTGCCGATTTTCGCACGCTACATGAAGGTGCTCGACGAGGGACGGGGCATGTCGACGCGGGCGGTCGTGACCGCGCTCGCGTCCATGTGGTCGTGCGTGGCGGTCAGCCTGCTGGTGCTGTCGGTGGCCGGCCGCCTGCGCCCGTGGGTCGCCATCGCGATCGTCGGCGCGGCGCTCGTCGGCACGGCCACGATCCTCCTCTATGCCCGCAAGCCCGCCGCAGGCGTGACGCCCACCGGGACGTCGACCTAA
- a CDS encoding PQQ-binding-like beta-propeller repeat protein: MKSTSRTFSVTAAALTVATVCLGALTAAQQQSKGLPGANSSNFRPFNQITKANVSQLQMAWFYPYGAPTFSPVYANNMVYGLGRNNSALVALDATTGKEVWVHEGLNGITSKGINYWESADGKDRRLIFAVDSFLQEIDATTGKSILSFGTNGITDMRVGLPRAEGTSLRVMPASPGRIWRNTIIFGGQAGEQIMTPPGDIRAYDVLTGKLVWQFHTVPRPGEFGYETNPPDGWKYIGGANNWGEMSVDDERGIVYIPTGSATADFWGADRHGQNLFANSLLALDVRTGKRLWHFQTVHHDLWDLDNVSAPQLVTANHNGQRVDVVALAGKTGFLYVFNRQTGAPIWPIEERPVMKGEVPGEWYSPTQPFPTKPPAFARQSFTEDDVNPNLLTKEEYEALKLRVRNARNGTGPQGGLFVPTQLNGDSISMPGNQGGSNWGTTAGDPQRGFVFVAGVNQVAVLRVNDIEDPALAQGRRGGGGGNQVNMGQVNQGQRAFAQYCAACHGADLKPAIPGVPSLLGVNDRIDEESMRVIVSEGRNNMRPILDVTNEDIRAIYAWLTVMNPAGRGGAGRGRGAGVPLPPGPVVASGGAPKPALPARYGGPFFPGVGGTTGNMPWPTDVDAAKLTKRYQSGYNVMATSTKPPYTTITAYDLNTGDIKWQVPNGDDPATVERTTTGGPCDAAVPCTTTGVHDTGGVGARNGMIVTGTGLLFQNGKDGWARAYDVDTGKVLWKGKTAGQSIGIPEMYMSNGRQYIVFMSPPVTPGSVAGAQGGGNSAAPVNPTGPYGYIAFALPR; the protein is encoded by the coding sequence ATGAAATCGACCAGTCGCACGTTTTCGGTGACGGCTGCCGCACTCACGGTCGCCACCGTCTGTCTGGGCGCGCTGACAGCGGCACAGCAGCAGAGCAAGGGGCTGCCGGGCGCCAACAGCTCGAACTTCCGGCCGTTCAATCAGATCACGAAGGCCAACGTGAGCCAGCTCCAGATGGCCTGGTTCTACCCGTATGGCGCGCCGACGTTCAGCCCGGTCTACGCGAACAACATGGTGTACGGGCTGGGACGCAACAACTCCGCGCTCGTGGCGCTCGATGCGACAACGGGCAAAGAGGTCTGGGTGCACGAAGGGCTGAACGGCATCACCAGCAAGGGCATCAACTACTGGGAGAGCGCCGACGGCAAGGATCGCCGGCTGATCTTCGCCGTCGACAGCTTCCTGCAGGAGATCGACGCGACCACCGGCAAGTCGATTCTCTCCTTCGGCACGAACGGCATCACCGACATGCGCGTCGGGCTTCCGCGCGCGGAAGGCACGAGCCTGCGCGTGATGCCGGCCAGCCCGGGCCGCATCTGGCGCAACACGATCATCTTCGGCGGGCAGGCCGGCGAGCAGATCATGACGCCGCCCGGCGACATCCGCGCCTACGACGTGCTCACGGGCAAGCTCGTCTGGCAGTTCCACACCGTGCCGCGCCCGGGTGAGTTCGGCTACGAGACGAACCCGCCCGACGGTTGGAAGTACATCGGCGGCGCGAACAACTGGGGCGAGATGTCGGTCGACGACGAGCGTGGGATCGTCTACATCCCGACCGGCTCGGCGACCGCCGACTTCTGGGGCGCCGACCGCCACGGGCAGAACCTCTTCGCGAACTCCCTGCTCGCCCTCGACGTCCGCACGGGCAAGCGGCTCTGGCACTTCCAGACGGTTCACCACGATCTGTGGGACCTCGACAACGTCTCGGCGCCTCAGCTCGTGACGGCCAACCACAACGGCCAGCGCGTGGACGTCGTCGCCCTCGCCGGCAAGACCGGCTTCCTCTACGTGTTCAACCGCCAGACGGGCGCGCCGATCTGGCCGATCGAGGAGCGCCCGGTGATGAAGGGCGAGGTGCCCGGCGAGTGGTATTCGCCGACGCAGCCGTTCCCGACGAAGCCGCCTGCCTTCGCTCGCCAGTCGTTCACCGAGGACGACGTGAACCCGAACCTCCTCACGAAGGAGGAATACGAGGCTCTCAAGCTGCGCGTGCGCAACGCGCGGAACGGCACGGGGCCGCAGGGCGGCCTGTTCGTGCCGACACAGCTCAACGGCGACTCGATCTCGATGCCCGGCAACCAGGGCGGCTCCAACTGGGGGACGACGGCGGGCGATCCGCAGCGAGGGTTCGTCTTCGTCGCCGGCGTGAACCAGGTGGCGGTGCTCCGCGTGAACGACATCGAAGATCCCGCGCTGGCGCAGGGCCGCCGCGGTGGTGGCGGCGGCAATCAGGTGAACATGGGCCAGGTGAACCAGGGCCAGCGGGCGTTCGCGCAGTACTGCGCGGCGTGCCACGGCGCTGACCTCAAGCCCGCGATTCCCGGCGTCCCGTCGCTGCTCGGCGTGAACGATCGGATCGACGAAGAGAGCATGCGCGTCATCGTCTCCGAGGGCCGGAACAACATGCGGCCCATCCTCGACGTGACCAACGAAGACATCCGCGCGATCTACGCGTGGCTGACCGTGATGAACCCGGCGGGCCGCGGCGGTGCGGGCCGTGGCCGCGGCGCGGGTGTGCCGCTTCCGCCTGGACCGGTCGTGGCGAGCGGTGGCGCGCCAAAGCCGGCGCTGCCCGCGCGCTACGGCGGGCCGTTCTTCCCGGGCGTCGGCGGCACGACCGGCAACATGCCGTGGCCGACCGACGTCGACGCGGCCAAGCTGACGAAGCGCTATCAGTCGGGCTACAACGTCATGGCGACCTCGACGAAGCCGCCCTACACGACCATCACGGCCTACGACCTGAACACCGGCGACATCAAGTGGCAGGTGCCGAACGGCGACGATCCGGCGACGGTCGAGCGGACCACGACCGGCGGACCGTGCGACGCGGCCGTTCCCTGCACGACCACCGGCGTGCACGACACCGGCGGCGTCGGCGCGCGCAACGGCATGATCGTGACCGGAACCGGTCTGCTGTTCCAGAACGGCAAAGACGGCTGGGCGCGTGCCTACGACGTGGACACCGGCAAGGTGCTGTGGAAGGGCAAGACCGCCGGCCAGTCGATCGGCATCCCCGAGATGTACATGTCGAACGGCCGCCAGTACATCGTGTTCATGTCGCCGCCCGTGACCCCTGGCTCGGTGGCCGGTGCGCAGGGCGGCGGCAACAGCGCCGCCCCCGTCAACCCGACCGGGCCGTACGGCTACATCGCCTTCGCGCTGCCGAGGTAA
- a CDS encoding sugar phosphate isomerase/epimerase, which produces MKCGVTTYIWTAEFTEAHVGVLPRIKAHGFDGVEVSLFRPATFAARVIRDACRTNGLECTVTSAFTPGLSLIAEDVAVRARSLQHLRDAIEATAEAGSTMLAGPLYCPVGELPGRRRTDDEWRRAVEGYQSVADTLDACGVTLAIEPLNRFETYFLNTAADAAALCDAVAHPSVGVLFDTFHANIEEKSIAEGLRRVGRHVKHIHTCENDRGTPGSGHVEWDDVFAAIRAIGYDGWLVIESFGFALGDLSAAAAIWRDIEPSPESIAFDGIRFLRRQIASRS; this is translated from the coding sequence ATGAAGTGCGGCGTGACGACGTACATCTGGACGGCGGAGTTCACCGAAGCGCACGTCGGCGTGCTGCCGCGAATCAAAGCGCATGGCTTCGACGGCGTGGAGGTGTCGCTCTTTCGGCCGGCGACCTTCGCAGCCCGCGTCATCCGTGACGCCTGCCGCACGAACGGCCTCGAGTGCACGGTGACCTCGGCCTTCACGCCCGGCCTCAGCCTCATCGCCGAGGACGTCGCCGTGCGGGCCCGATCGCTCCAGCATCTCCGTGACGCAATCGAAGCCACGGCCGAGGCCGGTTCGACAATGCTCGCCGGCCCGTTGTACTGCCCAGTCGGCGAACTGCCCGGCCGGCGCCGGACCGACGACGAGTGGCGCAGGGCCGTCGAGGGCTATCAGTCGGTCGCCGACACGCTCGATGCCTGCGGCGTGACGCTCGCGATCGAGCCGCTGAACCGCTTCGAGACGTACTTCCTCAACACCGCGGCGGATGCCGCGGCGCTCTGCGACGCCGTCGCCCATCCATCGGTGGGGGTCCTCTTCGACACGTTCCACGCGAACATCGAGGAGAAGAGCATCGCCGAAGGGCTCCGCCGCGTCGGCCGCCACGTCAAGCACATCCACACCTGCGAGAACGACCGCGGCACGCCGGGTTCCGGGCACGTCGAGTGGGACGACGTCTTCGCCGCGATCCGGGCGATCGGCTACGACGGGTGGCTGGTCATCGAGAGCTTCGGGTTCGCGCTGGGCGATCTGAGCGCCGCGGCCGCGATTTGGCGCGACATCGAGCCGTCGCCGGAATCCATCGCGTTCGACGGCATCCGCTTCCTTCGACGGCAGATCGCTTCACGGTCTTGA
- a CDS encoding ThuA domain-containing protein: MRPLRFAAGCVILLVCLVAAAWVATVSGAADARIVIVAGKPSHPPGMHEFRAGSLLLQKALAGVKGVTVDVYANGWPSKTVNGQTVDDSAALDGAAAVLIYADGGAGHPAIQRDHMAIVDALAAKGVGLGFGHYGVEVPAGATGEAMQRWIGGYYETNYSVNPMWAPAFNSFPRHPVTRGVAPFSNHDEWYFNMRWTPDQAARARMTPILTATPSDDVRKGPYVSPKGPYPHVIADSGKVETMMWVYERANGGRSFGFTGGHTHANWGDPNQRRVVLNALLWIARVEVPPGGVRDAITAADLTTNLDPKPQR, encoded by the coding sequence ATGAGACCGCTTCGGTTCGCAGCCGGCTGTGTGATCCTGCTCGTGTGTCTGGTGGCCGCAGCGTGGGTCGCCACCGTGAGCGGCGCGGCGGACGCGCGCATCGTGATCGTCGCGGGCAAGCCGAGCCATCCGCCGGGCATGCACGAGTTCCGGGCCGGTTCGCTGTTGCTCCAGAAGGCGCTGGCGGGCGTCAAGGGCGTGACCGTGGACGTCTACGCCAACGGCTGGCCGTCGAAGACGGTGAACGGCCAAACGGTGGACGATAGCGCCGCGCTCGACGGCGCGGCGGCCGTGCTGATCTACGCGGACGGTGGCGCGGGCCATCCCGCCATTCAGCGCGACCACATGGCGATCGTCGACGCGCTCGCGGCCAAGGGCGTCGGCCTCGGGTTCGGTCACTACGGCGTCGAGGTGCCGGCGGGGGCGACCGGCGAGGCGATGCAGCGCTGGATCGGCGGCTACTACGAGACGAACTACTCGGTGAACCCGATGTGGGCGCCCGCGTTCAACAGCTTCCCCCGCCATCCGGTCACGCGCGGCGTCGCGCCTTTCAGCAACCACGACGAGTGGTACTTCAACATGCGCTGGACGCCCGACCAGGCGGCGCGCGCGCGCATGACGCCGATCCTGACCGCCACGCCGAGCGACGACGTGCGCAAGGGGCCGTACGTCAGCCCGAAGGGTCCGTATCCGCACGTCATCGCGGACAGCGGCAAGGTCGAGACGATGATGTGGGTGTACGAGCGGGCGAATGGGGGCCGCAGTTTCGGCTTCACCGGCGGCCACACGCACGCGAACTGGGGCGATCCGAACCAGCGTCGCGTCGTGCTCAACGCGCTGCTGTGGATCGCCCGCGTCGAGGTCCCGCCAGGCGGCGTGCGGGATGCGATCACGGCCGCAGACCTGACGACGAACCTCGATCCGAAGCCGCAGCGGTAG
- a CDS encoding DUF1080 domain-containing protein — MRPTRIGRRDFGALALGTLGAAAFTKQPAQSGWTPLWNGRDLSEWTTWLARPEPTSNVPGLKRDAKGTYLEPIGANRDPLDIFTVARDIDGGPAIRVSGEVFGELRTKGSFRDYHLTLQFKWGQKKWPPRDAATTARDSGLLYHVHADPGAQGRTWARSIELQIQEHDVGDLYAVGSAIAVRAKPRPGTSPAVFEYDPAGDWTYFTQMPGFSGRCVKMPDAEKPTGEWNTVELVCLGEEALHIVNGKVVMRLYGPMQINSAVPSSVTSGPLILQSEGAELFYRDIRIRPIAAIPKEYA; from the coding sequence ATGAGACCGACACGGATAGGGCGGCGGGACTTTGGCGCGCTGGCGCTCGGCACCCTTGGCGCCGCGGCCTTCACGAAGCAGCCGGCCCAGAGCGGCTGGACGCCGCTCTGGAACGGACGGGATCTCAGCGAGTGGACGACCTGGCTCGCCAGGCCGGAGCCGACGTCGAACGTGCCCGGCCTGAAGCGCGACGCCAAGGGCACCTACCTCGAGCCCATCGGCGCCAATCGCGACCCGCTCGACATCTTCACCGTGGCGCGGGACATCGACGGAGGTCCAGCCATCCGCGTCTCCGGTGAAGTGTTCGGTGAGCTGCGGACGAAGGGATCGTTCCGCGACTATCACCTGACGCTGCAGTTCAAGTGGGGACAGAAGAAGTGGCCGCCGCGCGACGCGGCCACGACCGCGCGCGACAGCGGGCTGCTCTACCACGTGCACGCGGATCCCGGCGCGCAGGGGCGCACGTGGGCGCGCTCGATCGAGCTGCAAATCCAGGAGCACGACGTCGGCGATCTGTACGCCGTGGGGTCCGCCATCGCCGTGCGTGCGAAGCCGCGTCCCGGAACGTCGCCCGCCGTGTTCGAGTACGACCCGGCCGGCGACTGGACCTACTTCACGCAGATGCCGGGCTTCTCGGGCCGGTGCGTCAAGATGCCCGACGCCGAGAAGCCTACGGGCGAGTGGAACACGGTGGAGCTCGTCTGCCTCGGCGAGGAGGCGCTCCACATCGTCAACGGCAAGGTCGTGATGCGTCTCTACGGGCCGATGCAGATCAACAGCGCCGTGCCGTCCTCCGTGACGTCCGGGCCGCTCATCCTGCAGTCGGAAGGCGCGGAGCTCTTCTACCGCGACATCCGGATCCGGCCCATCGCCGCGATCCCGAAGGAGTACGCGTAG
- a CDS encoding DUF3616 domain-containing protein: MRVTRALVRPISASPFDDAKVAEPPNASEVVALGDGRFLFCDNNVSDTLFEMRLNRRGLLHGRLLRHTISGVSPQFYDDFEGMALAADESRRYLVLATSFSLKVKRRRAALKSRRGRRAIERESLLRVTLGTGRDHQAEIIPGFRSWLYEHTPDLGKRWRKSQMRIPDDGGLNVEGLAWNPKTNELLFGIRTPVIDGRPVVLRVRVGRIGGPWNLSRFEMLPPVLLDLESHDRGERGIRTLEYDAAHDRVLIVTGNARSGDKVPFELCAWDGSPTGRLTRFPGVRFDPRFRVEGVTPGTIGGREAMVFVDDRGGYQVLWGDDPRLHHPERTPSRRSAARSNASARGHAV, translated from the coding sequence GTGCGCGTGACCCGAGCCCTCGTCCGGCCAATCTCGGCGTCGCCGTTCGACGACGCTAAGGTGGCCGAGCCGCCGAACGCCTCGGAAGTCGTCGCCCTCGGCGACGGCCGGTTCCTCTTCTGCGACAACAACGTGAGCGACACGCTCTTCGAGATGCGGCTCAACCGCAGGGGCCTGCTCCACGGACGGCTCCTCCGGCACACGATCAGCGGCGTCTCGCCGCAGTTCTACGACGACTTCGAAGGGATGGCGCTCGCGGCCGACGAGTCGCGCCGCTATCTCGTGCTGGCGACGTCCTTCAGCCTGAAAGTGAAACGGCGGCGCGCGGCGTTGAAGAGCCGGCGCGGCCGCCGCGCGATCGAACGGGAGAGCCTGCTGCGCGTCACCCTCGGCACTGGCCGCGATCACCAGGCCGAGATCATCCCCGGCTTCAGGTCATGGCTCTACGAACACACGCCGGACCTGGGAAAGCGCTGGCGCAAGAGCCAGATGCGGATTCCGGACGACGGCGGGCTGAACGTCGAAGGGCTAGCGTGGAATCCGAAGACGAACGAGCTGCTCTTCGGCATCCGCACGCCCGTGATCGACGGCCGGCCCGTCGTCCTGCGCGTCCGCGTGGGTCGCATCGGCGGGCCCTGGAACCTGAGCCGCTTCGAGATGCTGCCGCCCGTGCTGCTCGATCTCGAATCCCACGATCGGGGCGAGCGCGGCATCCGGACGCTGGAGTACGACGCGGCCCACGATCGCGTGCTGATCGTGACCGGCAACGCACGGAGCGGCGACAAGGTGCCGTTCGAGCTGTGCGCGTGGGACGGTTCGCCCACAGGCCGGCTCACGCGCTTTCCCGGCGTACGGTTCGATCCGCGCTTCCGCGTCGAGGGTGTCACGCCGGGAACGATCGGCGGACGCGAGGCGATGGTGTTCGTCGACGACCGCGGCGGGTACCAGGTGCTCTGGGGCGACGACCCGCGGCTCCACCATCCGGAGCGAACGCCATCGCGGCGCAGCGCCGCGCGGAGCAACGCCTCGGCGCGCGGCCACGCGGTATGA
- a CDS encoding MgtC/SapB family protein: MLPQRRIPAFVRAMLVGLVVASAACGAVVVAQGGGAAQPLPGGAAVEQGIDAAPGPGMQELHEAFIRLPLAAALGAVLALRPRHRARTRRNALVIQTQIMLAVVGAVIMLVVGQSLARAFGIVGAANLIRYRSTIDDPKDAVVMLCALAAGLAAGVGLYRLAPFATIFMAATLWLVEYFEPAARRRYELKVAVKDAGAFRPRLEGALTGFALPFELVGQSDEELTYVVHLPPDVRTFDVADTIRVLAAGAEMSLEWDEKRSKD; this comes from the coding sequence ATGCTTCCCCAGCGGAGAATCCCAGCGTTCGTCCGCGCGATGCTGGTTGGTCTCGTCGTCGCGTCCGCCGCGTGCGGCGCGGTGGTCGTGGCGCAGGGCGGCGGCGCGGCGCAGCCGCTACCGGGCGGCGCGGCCGTCGAGCAAGGGATCGACGCCGCGCCGGGCCCCGGCATGCAGGAGCTGCACGAGGCGTTCATCCGGTTGCCGCTCGCTGCTGCGCTGGGAGCGGTGCTCGCCCTTCGGCCACGGCACCGGGCGCGCACGCGCCGCAATGCCCTCGTGATCCAGACGCAGATCATGCTGGCCGTCGTCGGCGCGGTGATCATGCTGGTGGTCGGCCAGAGCCTTGCGCGCGCGTTCGGCATCGTCGGAGCCGCGAACCTGATCCGCTATCGATCCACGATCGACGATCCCAAGGATGCGGTCGTCATGCTCTGCGCGCTGGCGGCAGGGCTCGCGGCTGGCGTCGGTCTGTACCGCCTGGCGCCGTTCGCCACGATCTTCATGGCGGCGACGCTCTGGCTGGTCGAGTACTTCGAGCCGGCCGCACGGCGCCGATACGAGCTGAAGGTGGCGGTCAAGGATGCCGGTGCGTTTCGTCCCAGGCTCGAAGGCGCGTTGACGGGATTCGCGCTGCCGTTCGAGCTCGTCGGCCAGTCGGACGAGGAGCTGACCTACGTCGTCCATCTCCCGCCCGATGTGCGGACGTTCGACGTCGCCGACACGATCCGCGTGCTCGCCGCCGGCGCCGAGATGTCGCTCGAGTGGGACGAGAAGCGAAGCAAGGACTGA
- the ychF gene encoding redox-regulated ATPase YchF, with product MLRAGIVGLPNVGKSTLFNAITRTRNAEAANYPFCTIDPNVGIVTVPDPRLEPLRRIAKTDVVIPAAIEVVDIAGLVKGASQGEGLGNKFLTHIREVDAIIQVVRCFEDPDVHHVSGSVDPVRDIEVINTELMLADLDSVTKRRERLGKDIKRGDKSAAAEEAVLARIQAALDAGRPALTVDLTPAERALSAPLFLLSDKPTIFACNVKEADLAGADRLAAVQQVREYVGRHLSCEAVVISAQIESDLVDLSAEEAQAYLAEIGVSESGVGALIRATYRLLGLRTFFTAGEKEVRAWTIHAGDTAPKAAGVIHSDFERGFIKAETVAYDDLVRCGSVAAAREQGLYRMEGKDYVVEDGDVMLFKFNV from the coding sequence ATGTTGAGAGCCGGAATCGTCGGGCTGCCGAACGTCGGCAAGTCCACGCTGTTCAATGCCATCACGCGTACCCGCAACGCCGAAGCGGCGAACTATCCCTTCTGCACGATCGACCCCAACGTCGGCATCGTCACGGTGCCGGATCCGCGGCTGGAGCCGCTGCGCCGCATCGCGAAGACCGACGTCGTCATCCCGGCCGCGATCGAGGTCGTGGACATCGCCGGCTTGGTCAAGGGAGCGAGCCAGGGAGAAGGGCTGGGGAACAAGTTCCTCACGCACATCCGCGAGGTCGACGCCATCATCCAGGTCGTCCGCTGCTTCGAGGATCCGGACGTGCACCACGTCTCGGGGAGCGTCGATCCCGTGCGCGACATCGAGGTGATCAACACGGAGCTGATGCTCGCGGATCTGGATTCGGTGACGAAACGGCGCGAACGGCTCGGGAAGGACATCAAGCGCGGAGACAAGTCGGCGGCAGCGGAGGAAGCCGTGCTCGCGCGGATCCAGGCGGCGCTCGATGCCGGCCGTCCGGCGCTCACCGTGGACCTCACGCCGGCGGAGCGCGCGCTCTCGGCACCGTTGTTCCTGTTGAGCGACAAACCGACCATCTTCGCCTGCAACGTCAAGGAGGCCGACCTCGCGGGCGCCGACCGGCTCGCGGCCGTTCAGCAGGTGCGCGAGTACGTCGGCCGGCACCTCTCGTGCGAAGCGGTCGTGATCAGCGCGCAGATCGAAAGCGACCTCGTGGACCTGTCGGCCGAGGAGGCGCAGGCCTATCTCGCCGAGATCGGCGTATCGGAGAGCGGCGTGGGCGCCCTCATCCGCGCGACGTATCGGCTGCTCGGGCTGCGGACGTTCTTCACCGCGGGCGAGAAGGAAGTGCGCGCCTGGACGATCCACGCGGGCGACACGGCGCCGAAGGCCGCCGGCGTCATCCATTCGGATTTCGAGCGCGGGTTCATCAAGGCCGAAACGGTGGCGTACGACGACCTCGTCCGCTGCGGGTCCGTCGCGGCCGCGCGGGAGCAAGGCCTCTACCGCATGGAAGGCAAGGACTACGTCGTCGAGGACGGCGACGTGATGCTGTTCAAGTTCAACGTCTGA